Proteins from a genomic interval of Zingiber officinale cultivar Zhangliang chromosome 2A, Zo_v1.1, whole genome shotgun sequence:
- the LOC122041320 gene encoding PI-PLC X domain-containing protein At5g67130-like isoform X2, which produces MGLLSSCFLLLLLAASFGASIACSNGECQLLDGCSSDSDCQAGLYCFSCGLFNSVCVRQTASDQFKIVNTSLPFNKYAFLTTHNSFAITGEPSRTGIPRITFANQEDNVTQQLNNGVRALMLDTYDFEGDIWLCHSNGGECNAFTAFEPAIDTMKEIETFLSLNPSEIVTLILEDYVKTPNGLTKLFNDSGLLKYWFPVSNMPTNGQDWPFVSDMVAKNQRLIVFTSRKFKQHTEGIAYQWNYMVENQYGDGGIKAGTCFNRAESAPLNDTNKSLVLVNYFPSTPIRQIACEHNSEPLFDMLITCHGVASNRWANFVAVDFYKRSDGGGVFEATDMLNGKLLCGRSDVHLCTAGSPS; this is translated from the exons ATGGGTCTCCTCAGTAGCTGTTTCCTGCTTCTCCTTTTGGCGGCCTCCTTCGGCGCTTCAATTGCCTGTTCCAATGGAGAATGCCAG TTACTTGATGGTTGCTCTTCGGACAGTGATTGCCAGGCAGGTTTGTATTGTTTCTCCTGCGGTCTCTTTAATTCAGTGTGCGTGCGACAAACTGCATCGGATCAATTCAAGATTGTG AATACCTCCTTGCCCTTTAATAAATATGCATTTCTCACAACCCACAATTCTTTTGCCATTACTGGAGAACCTTCTCGAACAGGAATCCCACGAATTACCTTTGCAAATCAAGAGGACAACGTCACTCAACAATTAAAC AATGGTGTTAGAGCTTTAATGTTAGACACATATGACTTTGAAGGTGACATATGGTTGTGCCATTCAAATGGTGGAGAATGCAATGCTTTTACCGCTTTT GAACCAGCTATAGATACTATGAAGGAAATTGAGACATTCTTGTCTTTGAATCCATCAGAAATTGTCACATTGATCTTAGAAGACTATGTTAAGACTCCAAATGGATTAACAAAACTTTTCAATGATTCGGGTTTGCTGAAATACTGGTTCCCAGTTTCCAACATGCCCACAAATGGTCAAGACTGGCCTTTTGTAAGTGACATGGTTGCAAAAAACCAGCGTTTGATTGTCTTTACGTCTAGAAAATTCAAGCAACATACAGAAGGGATAGCCTATCAGTGGAACTACATGGTTGAAAACCAGT ATGGAGATGGTGGCATTAAAGCTGGGACATGCTTCAACCGTGCTGAATCTGCTCCTCTAAATGACACAAACAAATCTCTTGTTCTAGTTAATTATTTCCCCTCAACACCAATTCGGCAAATTGCATGTGAGCACAACTCCGAGCCACTCTTTGATATGCTAATTACATGCCATGGTGTAGCAAGCAACCGATGGGCAAACTTTGTGGCGGTTGATTTTTACAAG AGAAGCGATGGAGGAGGAGTGTTTGAGGCAACAGATATGCTTAATGGAAAATTGCTATGTGGACGTTCTGATGTTCATTTATGTACT GCCGGCTCTCCTTCATGA
- the LOC122041320 gene encoding PI-PLC X domain-containing protein At5g67130-like isoform X1 — translation MRVSRACSSSKRTTFLSRMGLLSSCFLLLLLAASFGASIACSNGECQLLDGCSSDSDCQAGLYCFSCGLFNSVCVRQTASDQFKIVNTSLPFNKYAFLTTHNSFAITGEPSRTGIPRITFANQEDNVTQQLNNGVRALMLDTYDFEGDIWLCHSNGGECNAFTAFEPAIDTMKEIETFLSLNPSEIVTLILEDYVKTPNGLTKLFNDSGLLKYWFPVSNMPTNGQDWPFVSDMVAKNQRLIVFTSRKFKQHTEGIAYQWNYMVENQYGDGGIKAGTCFNRAESAPLNDTNKSLVLVNYFPSTPIRQIACEHNSEPLFDMLITCHGVASNRWANFVAVDFYKRSDGGGVFEATDMLNGKLLCGRSDVHLCTAGSPS, via the exons ATGAGAGTAAGCCGTGCATGTTCATCTTCTAAAAGAACGACCTTTCTTTCAAG aATGGGTCTCCTCAGTAGCTGTTTCCTGCTTCTCCTTTTGGCGGCCTCCTTCGGCGCTTCAATTGCCTGTTCCAATGGAGAATGCCAG TTACTTGATGGTTGCTCTTCGGACAGTGATTGCCAGGCAGGTTTGTATTGTTTCTCCTGCGGTCTCTTTAATTCAGTGTGCGTGCGACAAACTGCATCGGATCAATTCAAGATTGTG AATACCTCCTTGCCCTTTAATAAATATGCATTTCTCACAACCCACAATTCTTTTGCCATTACTGGAGAACCTTCTCGAACAGGAATCCCACGAATTACCTTTGCAAATCAAGAGGACAACGTCACTCAACAATTAAAC AATGGTGTTAGAGCTTTAATGTTAGACACATATGACTTTGAAGGTGACATATGGTTGTGCCATTCAAATGGTGGAGAATGCAATGCTTTTACCGCTTTT GAACCAGCTATAGATACTATGAAGGAAATTGAGACATTCTTGTCTTTGAATCCATCAGAAATTGTCACATTGATCTTAGAAGACTATGTTAAGACTCCAAATGGATTAACAAAACTTTTCAATGATTCGGGTTTGCTGAAATACTGGTTCCCAGTTTCCAACATGCCCACAAATGGTCAAGACTGGCCTTTTGTAAGTGACATGGTTGCAAAAAACCAGCGTTTGATTGTCTTTACGTCTAGAAAATTCAAGCAACATACAGAAGGGATAGCCTATCAGTGGAACTACATGGTTGAAAACCAGT ATGGAGATGGTGGCATTAAAGCTGGGACATGCTTCAACCGTGCTGAATCTGCTCCTCTAAATGACACAAACAAATCTCTTGTTCTAGTTAATTATTTCCCCTCAACACCAATTCGGCAAATTGCATGTGAGCACAACTCCGAGCCACTCTTTGATATGCTAATTACATGCCATGGTGTAGCAAGCAACCGATGGGCAAACTTTGTGGCGGTTGATTTTTACAAG AGAAGCGATGGAGGAGGAGTGTTTGAGGCAACAGATATGCTTAATGGAAAATTGCTATGTGGACGTTCTGATGTTCATTTATGTACT GCCGGCTCTCCTTCATGA